CTGGCATGGTGGATTAAGTTCGTGGATTCAAGTTTTGCAGAAGACGATAACTGTCCAGCTTTTGCCTGGGTTGATGCACATTCAGGAGAAATGCTGCTATTTGATTATGGAAGAGATTGAGTTAGAAAAAGTTCTAATCTTTCATTCTCCTCTTTTTAATTAACGATTATTCAAATCTATACCGTGCTTATTAGTTGAATGATTTGGTCATCAAATATTTGTAATGTAGATTTGCTATAGAAACTTGTACGTTTATAAGATTTTTAACTTCTATTAAAATAAATTTCCATAGGGATTGAAAAAAATAGTCTACTTCTGTGATGTCAAAAATATGGTAAATTATTCCTTACAATTCCATAGGCACATATCGACAAAATATCTGATGATAATAAATTTTACAACTTTAGCTATATTTTATAATTTTAAAAGGAGAAAGATCATGAAATTTAAGCAAATTTGTATATTAGCTTTGATACTAGCAAGCTCAATATTTGTGGCTTTTGCTTCTGAAGAGGGAGGGCTAATATTTACAAAAGAAGATGTAAAACAAACAAAACACCTTGATCCATCAACCGCAGACGTAAATATTAGTTTTGAAGATGCAAAAAACAAGCTGATACTAGAAAATCCGGAAGTAATTACTGAATCTGTTCATGGAGAATTAATTGACAACGAAAATTTCGGGATAATCTGGAGAGTGAGTTCGAAAACAGCTAATGGAAGAAGCATCTCAGCAGGGATAGATGCTTCTAATGGAGATCTGCTTTTTGTATATGATGGGTCAAAAAAAGTAAGGGGAAACAATAATATAAATAAAGATGATGCTTTGACAATAGCAGAAAAATATATTCAATCCAGAGTTTCGGCTGATATGATTAATGAGATTGAGCTTGAAGATGTAAATTATAAGGAATCTGATGCAGACGGCCTCCCAGGGACTTATTTTATAAGTTACGCACGGATTATCAGAGGAATACCTTCTCTTTCAGATGGAGTAATTCTTAGAGTTAATGCAGAAACGGGAGAAATTTCAAGCTATAATAAAAGATGGTCTATGTCTGGAGAAGAGATAGCGCTCATTGATAAGGAACCAAGTATTACGGATGAGGAAGCGATTAAAATCCTCAAAGAATACATGACTAGTGTACCACAAATCGGAGAAGAAAAAGCAAATACTGTAAAAGTTATGTCATCCAATCTTGTCTGGAAAGAGAACGAGGACGATAAAATACATCTGGCATGGTGGATTAAGTTCGTGGATTCAAGTTTTGCAGAAGATGAAGACCATCCTGCATCGGTATGGATTGATGCACATTCGGGAGAGATTCTGCTTATTGCTTACGGAAGAGACTGATTTTAAAAGGATTCTAGCTCCTCGCAGTAAAGTGGGCATCGATCTGGAGAATCAGAGAATCTTT
This window of the Methanosarcina mazei S-6 genome carries:
- a CDS encoding YcdB/YcdC domain-containing protein, coding for MKFKQICILALILASSIFVAFASEEGGLIFTKEDVKQTKHLDPSTADVNISFEDAKNKLILENPEVITESVHGELIDNENFGIIWRVSSKTANGRSISAGIDASNGDLLFVYDGSKKVRGNNNINKDDALTIAEKYIQSRVSADMINEIELEDVNYKESDADGLPGTYFISYARIIRGIPSLSDGVILRVNAETGEISSYNKRWSMSGEEIALIDKEPSITDEEAIKILKEYMTSVPQIGEEKANTVKVMSSNLVWKENEDDKIHLAWWIKFVDSSFAEDEDHPASVWIDAHSGEILLIAYGRD